A genomic region of Mustela erminea isolate mMusErm1 chromosome 12, mMusErm1.Pri, whole genome shotgun sequence contains the following coding sequences:
- the LCN2 gene encoding neutrophil gelatinase-associated lipocalin, whose product MARGILCLGLVLLGALQAPAQDSLISPIPVPQLISIPLQRDFQEDKFQGKWYVVGIAGNSINATRRARFKMYTTTYELKDDHSYNVTSTMIRNDTCDHWIRTFVPNGQPGQFTLGDIESHVGVQNYTVRVMMTNYNQFAMMFFKKIHDNYEFFKISLYGRTKELSTDMKDYFTRFAKSLGLTDDHIIFPVPIDECIDDK is encoded by the exons ATGGCCCGAGGTATCCTGTGTCTGGGCCTCGTCCTGCTGGGGGCCCTGCAGGCTCCGGCCCAGGACTCCCTCATAAGTCCCATCCCAGTCCCACAACTGATCTCGATCCCCCTGCAGCGCGACTTCCAGGAGGACAAG TTCCAGGGAAAATGGTACGTCGTGGGCATAGCAGGGAACTCGATTAATGCAACAAGAAGAGCCCGGTTCAAGATGTACACCACCACGTACGAGTTGAAGGACGACCACAGCTACAATGTCACCTCCACCATGATCCG GAACGATACCTGTGACCACTGGATCAGAACTTTCGTCCCAAATGGCCAGCCTGGCCAGTTCACTTTGGGCGACATCGAGA GTCATGTCGGGGTGCAGAACTACACCGTGCGCGTCATGATGACCAACTACAACCAGTTTGCCATGATGTTCTTCAAGAAAATTCACGACAACTACGAGTTCTTCAAGATCAGCCTCTACG GGAGGACCAAGGAGCTGAGCACCGATATGAAGGATTATTTCACCCGCTTTGCCAAATCCCTGGGCCTCACCGATGACCACATCATCTTCCCTGTCCCCATTG
- the PTGES2 gene encoding prostaglandin E synthase 2: MAQAARALWPVGHALAWRLGSRLPSGLPAQSRAGFAGATGGPGPAATARKGSPRLLGAAALALGGVLGLYHTARWHLRAQDLRAQRSAAQLSLSSRLQLTLYQYKTCPFCSKVRAFLDFHALPYQVVEVNPVRRAEIKFSSYRKVPILLAQEGESLQQLNDSSVIISALKTYLVSGQPLEDIITYYPPMKAVNDQGKEVTEFCNKYWLMLDEKEAQRMYGGKEARTEEMKWRQWADDWLVHLISPNVYRTPAEALASFDYIVREGKFGAVEGAVAKYMGAAAMYLISKRLKSRHHLQDDVREDLYEAANKWVAAVGKDRPFMGGQKPNLADLAVYGVLRVMEGLEAFDDLMCHTRIKPWYLRMEKAIAEAPQ; the protein is encoded by the exons ATGGCTCAGGCTGCACGGGCGCTGTGGCCGGTCGGGCACGCTCTGGCCTGGAGGCTGGGTAGTCGCCTTCCGTCGGGACTCCCCGCGCAGAGTCGGGCCGGCTTCGCGGGAGCGACGGGAGGCCCGGGCCCCGCGGCCACAGCCCGCAAGGGCAGCCCGCGGCTGCTGGGGGCGGCGGCGCTGGCCCTGGGGGGCGTCCTGGGGCTGTACCACACGGCGCGGTGGCACCTGCGCGCCCAGGACCTCCGCGCCCAGCGCTCTGCGGCGCAG cTCTCCCTGTCCAGCCGCCTGCAGCTGACCCTCTACCAGTACAAAACGTGTCCCTTCTGCAGCAAGGTCCGCGCCTTCCTCGACTTCCACGCCCTGCCCTACCAGGTGGTAGAAGTGAACCCCGTGCGCAGGGCCGAGATCAAGTTCTCTTCCTACAGGAAGGTGCCCATCCTGCTGGCCCAGGAAGGAGAGAGTTTG CAACAACTGAATGATTCCTCTGTCATCATCAGCGCTCTCAAGACCTACCTGGTGTCGGG GCAGCCCCTGGAAGACATCATCACCTACTATCCGCCCATGAAGGCTGTGAACGACCAGGGGAAGGAGGTGACGGAATTCTGTAACAAGTATTGGCTCATGCTGGATGAGAAGGAGGCCCAGCGCATGTACGGTGGGAAGGAGGCCAGGAC GGAGGAGATGAAGTGGCGGCAGTGGGCGGATGACTGGCTGGTGCACCTGATCTCTCCCAACGTGTACCGCACTCCTGCCGAGGCCCTGGCCTCTTTCGACTACATCGTCAGGGAGGGCAAGTTCGGGGCAGTGGAGGGTGCTGTGGCCAAGTACATGGGTGCGGCGGCCATGTACCTCATCAGCAAGCGGCTCAAGAGCAG GCACCACCTTCAAGATGATGTTCGTGAGGACCTCTATGAGGCTGCCAACAAGTGGGTGGCAGCCGTGGGCAAAGACCGGCCCTTCATGGGGGGCCAGAAGCCAAACCTGGCTGATctg GCAGTGTATGGTGTGCTGCGCGTGATGGAGGGCCTGGAGGCTTTTGACGACCTGATGTGTCACACCCGCATCAAGCCCTGGTACCTGCGGATGGAGAAAGCCATTGCTGAGGCCCCCCAGTGA